GAACAGAAAGCACGCGAGCACGGCGATGAGGACGGTGCGGTCAAGGAGAAGGGTCAGGACGCGGCAGCCAAAGCTGTGGTGGGACCGAAGACGCAACGCAACTTCACCGACCCGGACTCGAGGATCATGAAGACCGCGGACGGGTCCTTCCACTACTGCTATAACGGTTTCTGCCTGGTGGATAAGGACCATCAAGTGATCGTCAGCAACGATATGACGAACACCCCGAATGATTTCGAACAGTTGGCCCCGATGATTCAGAAAGCCGAAGCGACTCTGGGGGTACTGCCCGGTCAGGTTCTGGTCGATGCCGGCTTCTGCTCGGTGAAGAACCTCGAATTCGCGGAGGGCATCGAGGAAGCCAGTGCGGGCAAGACAGAGTTCTTCATCGCAACCCGCCGACTCAACGCTGCAGAGGAAGCGATCATGGGGACGGGTCAGCAACAGGCGGCCGCGGCGACCGCAAAACTACGAATGGTGCAAAGGCTGCGATCCAAACACGGCCACGATATTTATGCCAGGCGCAAAGCGATCGTGGAACCGGTGTTCGGACAGATACACACCAGGCAAGGCAAACACGTGCTCCTGCGCGGGCTTGATCAAGCCAAACACGAGTGGGACCTGATCGCCGGCTGCCACAACCTACTCAAACTTTTCAGCGCCACAACCGCACGGTCAATGAACGGACTGGGAACCTAACCCGTCAGGATCGGGCCGCCCCACCAGGACCAGTCAAGCTGCCGCCGTCGCTCCACGGTCTCTGCAACACCAGAAGACCCCACCGATCACACATGGCACGCCTGCCCGCCACGACAGCCAGCGGCCGGAAACCGCCGCCAACTCCCAACCCCAAACCACTACTGACCCTCGCACCTAGGAAAATGACGTTGGCTTATGCAACTGCTGTGGGTGTGATTGTCACGGTGAGTCCAAGTTTGGTGAGTTGTTTCAGGGCTCGGTCGATGGTGCGTTGTGGGTTGAGTTTCTCGTAGTAGTCGGCACCGCGTTCGGTGTAGGCGACGCCGTCGTGGAGCATGTTCCAGATGATGTCCAGGAGGGTGTGTTCGATCGCGACGACGGCTTTGAGTTTGCCGCGGCGGGAGGCTAGGCGCCGATATTTGGGGCCGAGGTAAGTGTGTTTGGATTTCGCGATCGACAGCACCGCGATGCCAAGGTAGGCGCGCAAGTAGTGGTTCCCATGGGTGGTCCTGGTGGATTTGACCCGTCCCGCGGACTCGTTCTGTCCCGGAGCCACTCCGGCCCAGGAAGCGAGTTGCCCGGGGGTGGCGAATACGTTCATATCGGTGCCGATCTCGGCGATGACACCGTCGGCGACGGTGGTGGAGACCCCGGGGATGCCCATGATGGCGTCGCGGGCGGGCCGGAAGGGTTCCATGAGCTCCTCGATGCGGTCCTCCAGGTCGGTGATGGCCTGGCCGAGGTAGTCGATGGTGGCCGGGTGGACGGTGACCATGAACGCGTGATGATCGGTGAACCGGCCGGTGAGGGCCTCGATCAGTTGCAGGTTCTTCTTCCGCAAGGTCGGCTGTACCAGGTCGGCCAGCACGTGCGGGTCGCGTTGGCCGGCCACCAGTGCGTCCAGGATGCTGCGCACCGACACCAGGGTCAGCCTGGAGACGACATTGCTGAGTTTGATGCCGGCGTCCTCCAGTGACTTCTCCAGCCGTGAGTACTCCCGGTTCTGCTCTTCCGCATAGTGTTTGCGGGTGCGGGTCAGGTCTCGCAGCTGACGCAGTGGCTCCTCGGGCACGAATGAGGCCCGTAACAAGCCGTGCGCGGCCAACTCGGCCAACCAGCGGGCGTCGGAGACATCACTCTTACGACCCGGGATGTTCTTGGCCTGTTTCGCGTTGACCAGCTGCACGTTCAGTTCCTCCTGCAACGGGAAGAAGAACGGTTTCCAGTAGTCGCTGGTCGCCTCCATCACCACTAACGTGACTTGCGCGGCGACCAGGTCGGCCCGTAACCGAAGGACCTCGTTGGTGGTGGCCCCATAGGTGGTCACCTCGTTATGGTAGTAACCCGCGCGTTTACTCGGGGTGCGCACACACACTTTCGCGTCGTTCTTGGAGATATCCATCCCGGCGCATCTCTCGTGCACCACTTCCATGATCAGTCCTTCCACTGCCGGCGCCACCGGCTGGCAGCACCGCGTGCCGCGGAGAGGGCTGAAGATGAATATGGAGTCTCCTAGTCGGGCTGTAAGCGCCAATCCACGGTTCCCGTGGACGCCCTCCACACCACGCTCGAAATCAGGCTGCAAGCGCTAAGACACAACGGCGTCGACCGCGGCACCACCCATCATCCGCGCTACCCAAACCAGCCACAACATGTTTTCGCGGCACGACGGCGCCGCTACGCGGCTGCCACGCTCGAAACCACGACCGTGCAGCGCTGAAGACTCCGGTTTCGAGACGCGCTGCTCGCTGTGCTCGGGGTGCTCCTCAACCCGTATTGCCTGTGCTTGAGACGACGGGACCTGTCGAGTCGCGCACGATCAGCCGGGTTTGAACGGTCGCCGAGGGCGGCGCATCCGGATCGAGTACCGAGGCGGCGGCGAACGCACCGAGCGTTCGAGACGAACTGTCTACCGTGGTCAGCGCAGGCCCGGCCGGGCCCCTGGGGAGGGAGACGTCGCATCCGATCGCGTTGGTCTCGACGATGAACATCCAGAGCGAGGGCGGTGTGCGGGTCGCTGTTCGGGAGTGCGTCGCACGGATCCGCGCGATGCTTCGGGATCCGAACAGCGGCAACGCGTCGACGTGCCGATCTCCGAA
The Rathayibacter sp. SW19 DNA segment above includes these coding regions:
- a CDS encoding IS1182 family transposase, producing MHKRFKPFDPDLVMMVPPSLDEWLPEVHLSRFIADVVDSQLDLSKFYASYAKAKGQPPYDPRLMVRVLLYGYCVGVRSSRELERACVDVVAFRWLTAQQAPDFRSIARFRKRHLSALGNVFLQALELCRAAGMVSLGQVALDGTKVRANASRRKAMSYARLTQRQKVLAEEVSDLLAEAEAIDTAEDTRFGKDKRGDELPAELARRETRLGKLAQARAALEADAAAKARKDAEQKAREHGDEDGAVKEKGQDAAAKAVVGPKTQRNFTDPDSRIMKTADGSFHYCYNGFCLVDKDHQVIVSNDMTNTPNDFEQLAPMIQKAEATLGVLPGQVLVDAGFCSVKNLEFAEGIEEASAGKTEFFIATRRLNAAEEAIMGTGQQQAAAATAKLRMVQRLRSKHGHDIYARRKAIVEPVFGQIHTRQGKHVLLRGLDQAKHEWDLIAGCHNLLKLFSATTARSMNGLGT
- a CDS encoding IS110 family RNA-guided transposase — protein: MEVVHERCAGMDISKNDAKVCVRTPSKRAGYYHNEVTTYGATTNEVLRLRADLVAAQVTLVVMEATSDYWKPFFFPLQEELNVQLVNAKQAKNIPGRKSDVSDARWLAELAAHGLLRASFVPEEPLRQLRDLTRTRKHYAEEQNREYSRLEKSLEDAGIKLSNVVSRLTLVSVRSILDALVAGQRDPHVLADLVQPTLRKKNLQLIEALTGRFTDHHAFMVTVHPATIDYLGQAITDLEDRIEELMEPFRPARDAIMGIPGVSTTVADGVIAEIGTDMNVFATPGQLASWAGVAPGQNESAGRVKSTRTTHGNHYLRAYLGIAVLSIAKSKHTYLGPKYRRLASRRGKLKAVVAIEHTLLDIIWNMLHDGVAYTERGADYYEKLNPQRTIDRALKQLTKLGLTVTITPTAVA